The window ACAGATAATAGCTGGGGCCAGGGGAAGGAGGCTGGTGTTATCAATAAACCCTCTAAAGCTCAAAAGGTTGTGGTGTTTAAACTAATCAAAATTCATTTATAGTGGTATGTCAAAAAAAATTATGTCTATGAAAAGCAATAACCTATCAAAAACGTTTCACACCACATGAAAGAGTGTGGTTGTTATAAAATTAACAACCGGTTAATAATTGCTTAAACATGAACAAAATGGTTATCAACACATACGAAAACCACAACACAGTATACAATCAAAATATACTAGCCTTGTGCTCTAAAAAAAAGCCAAGGGCAGCTTTTTTATAACAAGGAAAATGATTTACTActctttgctagcctctatgCCAACCTCTCTCATATCTCATCCGTTCtgattcatatatatatatataagtacCTACATCTAAGGTGTCACTTTTGTTTTCAATATTCAACGTACCATAAACATGCTCTGTTCAATTGGTATTGACCTAACTACCCAAGCATAGCACACATTTATATTTTTCATCCCTCGTTTGTCCCCTGACTCACGCTTCTAGTGTTACCATAGAAATTATCGCAATATGCATCAACACCTTCTTCAAGATGTTGCTTCTGACCCTTATTTTTCTATCATCGCGTATTATAGAAGTAATATAATAATGTAACTTGAGAAGATAATTTTCAAATAAGTCCACATGTAAGATTCTCAATTATCCAATCAAAATATTACTAGCAGTCAAAATTATTACGGTTCAGGCATCCGGCTCACAGCAATTCGTCCATGAATCTTGATTCATCTTCATTTGTCTTGTAAACACCTGAGACTTAAATTTGCCATATAATAGTTGTACAACTCATCAACCAATCTATGTTAGGCGAAAGACAAAAACAATATCCCGCCAAAATTAGACCTTCACATGTACTGGTTAGACAATGTGATACCTACGCTAATATAATATTGGTTATCTAACAACACTTTATAAATCACGGTGCTTATGCAATCGAATCGAAACGCATTAACTTTGTGCCACCACAACAAAAATTAAAGCTAATCAACTTTCATTTTTGTAAAGACAAATAAAGGCTAAAAACTCTTTATTTTATAGcccaaagaaaagaagaaaaagaggaaaTGTGAAGACAACTTTTGCACTCTTTGTGCACCGCTTGATTGATTAGCCGCTAAGCCatccctcccctcccctcacgcgTCCTCCGTCGGCCATGGCGGCATATAAGCGGACCAAAGACAAGAAAAGGCGGAGACTTCTCTCGCCCGACTCCCTTTGCTTCCCCTCTCCACCTTCCCCCGCTCCCCTCGATCGATCTGCGCACGCCAGCCGCCGTCGCCGGATCCCCTCCAGCAGCGCCCGTCCCCCTTCTCCCCCGAATCCGCCGGAGCCCAGCGGACGCCGGCCATGAGCACCTCCGAGTAGTAAGtccccggcgccgccgccgccgccgatcttTCTTTCTTTCTCGCTTGATTTGTCTGCGTTTCTTTTGTTCCGGGTGATTGATTGATGTGCGTGGGCTGCTGCAGCGACTACCTCTTCAAGCTGCTCCTCATCGGCGACTCCTCCGTCGGCAAGtcctgcctcctcctccgcttCGCCGTGAGAAACCCGATCCCCTTCCGCCTTCTCCGGCCGcgtttctttctttcttttgcgCGTGCCAAGGAAATTTATGAGGTTTGATTGACTGATTGGTCGATCCCTTTTTGCAGGACGACGCGTACGTCGACACCTACATCAGTACCATCGGCGTTGATTTCGTAAGTACAGCAAAGGATCCCCTTTTGCTGTGATTGATGCAGCTCCATTAAGTAGCTGCCGCAAGTACGGGCTTCTGACTGAATCTGCTTTACCTTTTTCATGAATGTGTCTGCAGAAAATCCGGACCGTCGAGCTCGATGGCAAGTCGGTGAAGCTGCAGATTGTGAGTTTCAGCTTACACGAATTTCGCTGATGCCAGTTCATTTGCCTGGTGGTTCTGTTATCTGTTAATAATTGGGATATGGTGCTTCGATTCGTTCTCACTTCATAGAAATCATATACAAGGGTGGGTGGGAATTGGTGGGGCTTGCTGTGCTAGATCTTGGTGTTAGGTTGGTACCTGGATTGCTTTATACAAAACGGTGGGTACCAACTCTGCAGGTTAATCAGGGGTTTCTGATTGGCGTAGTCGATACATTGTTCTGACAAAACTCAGTATGGTTCTTAACTCTATTTAAGCTCTCCCTATGGTGGAACCAGGGAGGTGGGGATAGTTACAGTATTATATTGTGGGGGAAATGCAGTGACACCTAGAAAATATTACCGTCTGTGGAGCATGCCCTGGACTCAGCAATTGACGTAACTCCGTTGAGCTGCGGTGCGCCATTTTTAGCTGATTTTATTAGGAAGGCGGGTACTTACCTGGAAACTAAAATGGCCTGGTTTATCCTGTACTATCGCCCATCGTTGATAGCGCTGCACCAACTAAAGCTCTTAACTGTTTGGAGAGGAATTGCTTTATATTATAAGGGAGGTCTTTTATGATAAACCCCTCTGTGTACATCACTGAACTTAGATTGGGCCAATGTACTCCATGAGTAATTACTTACTGTACAACTTAGACTGTACATGCTTGCTAAGCAGTCATAATTGCAAATAATTGGAAGCTATCGCATTGATTGGGCACCAACTCTGCGAGTTAATTAGGGGTTTCTGATTTATGCATTGTCCCGACAAAACTCGAGGGATTGGATGGCAATTTTTTTGTGTTATTAAATCTGTGTTAAATTTGTCCAGTGGTGGAACCAGGGAGGTGGGAATAATTTCAGTATTAAAACTGTGGGGAAAAGCAGTGACACGTAGAATTAATGTACCATCTGTGCAGCATCCCCTGAGCTCAACAATTGCCGTTACTCCGTTGAGCTGTCGGTGTGCTTATTTTAGTTAATTTTCATTATGCGACGGATATTTGCTTGGAAAGTAAAATGGCCTGGTTGATCTTGCACCAACTAAAGCCCTTAATTGTTTCGAGGGAAATTGCTTTATATTATATAAGTGAGGTCTTTTATGATGAACCCTGTGTATGTACATCACCAAACATAGATTGGGCCACTGTACTCGCTGAGTAATTACTTACTGTGCAACTTAGACTGTACATGCTTGCTAAGCAGTCATAATTACAAACAAATGGAAGCCATCGCGTTGATGGTTAGTTGTTGGTTGAGACTTGATGTGTTAGGTCAGCATTGCTTTACAAAATCTACCTGTGTTCATTCAATCCTCCGGTTGTTGTAATGTGATGATGGTCTGTTCCTTGTTCAGTGGGACACAGCAGGCCAGGAAAGGTTCAGGACAATAACAAGCAGTTACTACCGCGGAGCGCATGGAATCATTGTAAGCCCTCATGGACACCCATAATAATGTTTATCCTGATCTTTTGGCACCTGCGGTCGTTTCTTTTGGAGTTGTTTCACAGTTTCACTCTAGTCATTGTTGAACTGAACTCGTTCATTTTCGCTCTGCATTATTTATCGTGCTTCATCATTCAGGAATGAGGATCTACATTTTCACAGAATTATCATGGTGTTAATACTCCTTACTACATTTTTCAGATCGTATATGATGTGACAGATAGGGAAAGCTTCAACAACGTCAAGCAGTGGTTGAGTGAGATTGATAGGTATGCCAGTGACAGTGTGTGCAAGCTTCTAGTCGGGAACAAATGTGATTTGGTTGATAGTAAGGTCGTCGATACAGAAGAGGCCAAGGTAAACCCCTTCTCTCTTTCTTGGTTCCATTGACAATATTAGCCATACAGTCCAAATGACAACAAATTCCTGCGACCATGCTACAGTCAATTACTCAATTTCACAGCTTGCTGTTATCAACATTTAGATGGACAACCGTGATTTTAGTTTGAGCATACATGGTATATTTGAATGGACAGAACAATGTATCTCTAGTTGCCACAATAAAACAGTAACCACCATGAATCTGTTTCATTCTTGATAAATTGACATGCTCCTTTATTCTTCTTGATACTCCTCTTCCTAATGCAGTTTCGATCTTTACTATTCAGGATAATTACTCTGAATATGCTAAACAAGTGACTAAAATATCTATGATGAATTTCAGGCTTTTGCAGAATCGTTGGGAATGAATTTTCTTGAGACAAGTGCAAAGGAAGCCATCAATGTGGAGACAGCTTTCTTAACCATGTCATCAGAAATCAAGAACAAGTAAGCCAAGAAATGCACATTTTTAGAGGCCCCTTTTCTTCCCAGTTTCTCTGTTATATTTGGCACTGATAGGTCATCAAACGAGCAGTATGCTTGTGGAAAGAAAAGCTCTGGGAATTCCGTAATTATATTTTCATTACTGGTTTTTAAAATATGATAACCCAATGCTCATATTTTTCTTGGGCTCTGCATCATCAAGAGAGGCTGGGAGAGCAATAAAACCTTGCTTTTCAAATTCGCCAGCAAGAGCAATGATGAACAGTTTCTCAAAATACTTCCCATGGGAGTTTTCTAGGTTAAATATTTGTTACAGACAGTTTATATAGATGTTCACATCAGTTTCCCTGAGGGCTAAATGCAGATCATACAGTTCTCTCCTCTTATGGTTACTTTAGGCACCtttaaaaaaaaatcttatgtGCATGCTTACCATGTGGATAGTCTTGCCTTCTGTTCGAGTGATGGATCCTAGCTGAATACTGAGCTTTTTTACTTGCCTGCAGGATGGCGAGCCAACCAACGGCGGAGAGGAAATCGACGGTCCATGTTCACATGAAAGGGCAGCCCATACAGCAGCAGAACAGCAGCTGCTGCTCATAAGCTCAGCAAGGCACCATTCATACACCTCATGACATCCGGTTGTGAGTTGTTGGAGGCTGGAAAATTCACCATCAAAGGCTGGAGAAGGCGGTGAATTGGATATACTGAACACAGAACTTGTATACAATAGAACTTGTGTTACTACTTACTACTGTTTAATATACCCGTCACAGTTTGAGCTTGTTATGCAATCTCACTAGTCATTACTTCGTCAGTGTTTTAGGCGCATTTTATGGATCTTAGGTGGCAAAAATTGTATGAAAATGTGAGCTTGTCAATCATCCTGTTATCTTTCAGAAAGGATCATATTGTTGCTGAGAATATGGTTAATTCAAGCTTGTCAATCATCATCCTGTTACATTTCTCCTATATAATCTTGTGTTGTTAATTGGCTGGAGTTTGTCTTTTGGCCACTTTTTTGGGACCTTGAATGCTGACTGATGTAATAACTCTTATAATGGACAAGAGGAGGCCAGAAACATTTGGCTGAGATATAAACCAATGAACTTGATATATCATATAGTAACTGAATATATATGAGTTTCAGGTCTAACAATGTAGGAGGATATCTGACAAAATGAATCAACAAGGCTTGTAAAACTCAaaaaacaaccatcacataacaTACATCCGCTGGGCATCATCCGTCCATCCTAAGCTGAGCAGCACTGCTTCTTCTCGCCGCCattgtcggcggcggcggcgacgttgATGGTCTTACCTTCCTTGACCCCGGCGGCCCCTGCCCTGTCCTCCTCGGAGGCCACCGCCTTCTTGCTGACGGCGCGGTAGATGTCACCGAGGATGAGCTGGAAGGCCTCCTCGACGTTCATGGCCTCGAGCGCGGACGTCTCGATGTAGGACAGCCCCTCGGCCTCGGCGTATCCCCCCGCGTCGTCGGCGGGGACGGCCCGGAGGTCCTTGAGGTCGGTCTTGTTGCCGACGAGCATGATCCGGATGTTTGCGTCGGCGTGGTCGCGCAGCTCCTTGAGCCACCGGCTGATGTTCTCGAAGGTGGTGGGCTTGGTGACGTCGTAGACGAGCACCGCCCCGAGCGCGCCCCGGTAGTAGGCGCTCGTGATGGCCCGGTACCGCTCCTGCCCCGCCGTGTCCCAGATCTGCGCCTTGATTATCTTCTCCTCCACCTGCAAACAGGTCAAGATTAAGAACACATCAGTTTCAGTTTCAGAGAAAATGTGCATCCTGGAATAAGATAGCAACGGATTTTGTCATGGCCCTGCTACACCTCTATCATCAAACACAGCCCGTATTAAGAACATGTCAGTTTCAGAGAAGATGTGCATCCTGGAATAAGATAACAAGAGATTTTTGTCATGATCATGACACACCTTTATGTATAAGCATTTGCTACATACTTACTGTACATCATAGGTGGATCcccttcaacccagcaagcacaAGGATCCCCTTGTACTAGTACTAGTATGGTTTAAGATAAGAAAGAAGAGTATAGTCTCTAAACGAGAAAGCTATTATTGGTAGCAGCATATGTAGCTAGTGTTGAGCTACGGCGTGGAAACTAGTGGCAGTGAAGTGAAACAAGGCGACATGGTAGATCTCGCTGCTAGGCACAGTGAAAATCCTCAAGGCGCGAAATCAaggggcggcggcagcggcatCTCGCCTCTGATTCTGCCCCCTCAGCGATGGATTTACTACCAGCTGCCACTACTATTTGGCATGGCATGGCAGCCATGATCTGGATCTGGGGCGCAGGGAGGAAGGAAAATAAGGTGCGGATCCGACCGAGACGGAGGGGTGGGACTCACGTGGAGTGTTCTTGTGGCGAACTCGACGCCGATGGTGGACTTGGACTCGAGGCAGAACTCGTTGCGGGTGAAGCGGGACAGCAGGTTGGATTTCCCCACCCCGGAGTCGCCGATCAGCACCACCTTGAACAGGTAGTCGTActcctcctccccgcgcccccgaccgccgccgcccgccattGCCGCTTCTCCTTCCTCCGCTGCCTTGCCTTGCTTGCTTGGGATCTCTGCTACTGGTGAGCAACAGCTCTGCTCCGCTCCGCTCTGCTCTGCTCTCTCTGTTACTGGACGGActgaggagggagggaggagggggagagcgtACTCTTTACTTCTCTACTGCGCTACTGTACTGTACTACTCTACTGGCTCCAGTCAAGTGCCAGCGCCGGTACCAGTACAAGAGATCTCCTTGCAGCTGGCTGGATCTGCTCTCCTCTGCTCTGCTCGGCTGGATGGCTCTACCTCACTCTGCTCTCTCAGTGTTTATCTTTACCAAACGACCCCTTGAGAAAACTAAATCCGTCCACCCCCACCAAAAACCCTCATCTCGTCGTTTGGCCCCCTCTTCCGCACCTGACTGACTGGTAGGCGCCTCACTTACACATGGCGTCGACGTACCCCAAAGCATCTTAACCGGTCACGATCCACGGCGGGCGGGCCGGTCGGCCGTGCGTGGCACCTCCATAATGGAAAAATATCAGGTGCTACGGGAGCACCTAAGTTTAGATGCTCCCGGAGCTCCTCAGCCGTTGGATCTATAATCTGACGGTCATCTAGGGATGTGCTGGATCTGGTTGTAATAATGGACTTCTAGGGGTGTTTTTTTGAATAAATGTGCGTGCTCTCTCCTTGGCCTTTGGATTTTAGATCCAACGGCTGAGAAGCTCCCGGAGCACCAGATATCTTCCCCCTCCACAATGCGCTTACAAGAAAGGTGCGGTCCTGGCCTTTTATATGGCCGACCATCCCTAGAGTCGGTGCATCTGGATTTCACGGCGGATTGAGTTGATTTCAAAACGCATAGTTTGTAGGCTTCTTTACTTTTTAAGGTGGCGTGACCATTCGCTTTGGTGTGTCTGTCGTTGACTCGCCTGATGGTATGACCTATAGAGTCAACCTATTAGGCGTTTAAGCTTGTAGGATTGCACGCTTGCTGGTTTGGCGTGTCAAGGCCTCGCCTAGGCCGCATACCCATTAATCGCCGATGTAAAGTTTTTGATTCGTCTATCGCAAGGGCGTGTTCTTCTCATGCCCTAGTTGTGGGTTTGTTGTTTGTGCGTATGTAATAGGCGTGTTTGTGACATCAAATAATTAGGCGGTTTGGATTGGACTTGGCGCGGTTGGATTTGTGTATTTGAGCTTCAGCTACTCCTCCCCACACCTGTCGGTGAGTGATGGAGCTGGGCATAacatattttttttaaatacggTTTTGTGGTCACCTAACTTGACTCAGGCGTGCAGATACGGTCATAGTGTGTATGCGAGTGTATCCATGTGTATGGACCCACCTGTCGATGAGTGATGGATCTGGGCATGGCATATTTTTAGAGAAAAAATACCCTCATATTTTTCTATTTGCGGAAAAATCAACTACTGCAACACATTTATACAAAAATTAAATTCATGTGTATGGACCCATGTGTCGGTGAGTGATAGAGCCGGGCATGACATATTTCTACAAAAAACACCCTCATATTTTTTTATTTGCGGAAAAGTCAACTACTGCAACACATTTATACGAAAATTAAATCCATGTGTATGGACCCACCATATTTTACAAAAACACCCTCATATATTTTTTATTTGCGGAAAAGATAACTACTGCAACACATTTATATGAAAATTAACAAAAAAAAACAGGGTACCCTAGGACTCGAACACACGGCCATCTCTTTTAACACAAAACGCTCTAGCCTTTTCACCACCAGTTCAGTATGTCTAATCTCCATAACAAACTCCTATGTACTCAAAAGTGACAGATGTGGAGCTTAAATGTACTGTGTATATTTCTGCCCATATTGAATGCGCTACTTATTTTTAAGATGTTTGTAAAATAAGTGTGTTATACAAATGTGTTTGTTACATATTTTTCACATGTTTTTATATAAATGGGCTTACCCCTAAAAAAAATTTGTTGGCAAATAATTTTGAAGATAAAAGTATTTACTAAATATTTTATAAACTTGAGTATTATATAAACCATGTGTTATATGTTTGTGTATTACATATTTCGTTTTCATTAATTATATTCAAAAAATATTATTTTAAATATAGAAACATTTCAATAAGTATATGCACATTTGTGTAGTTCAATTTTTGCATGATTAAAAACATTCATAACTTAACATGTAAGCATTTAATATGGACATTCAATCGTGGCTAATATTTAATATTGTTTTATTATAAGTCATGAGTAAAAATTATACACAAGTGAATATTCATAAATATTTAGTAAATGGTTGTATTCATCATTTTGTATAGTTCAGATATAAGCCACAAGTTTATATATTTTTTGGATTAATTAAACATATTTACTTAGTAAACATTTTCAATGTCCGTATCAACTAAATATATTTTATATAACACACAGATTTATATTTAAATGTTTTCATTTACTAATCATGGTATGTATGTATAGTATTTTAACACGTAAATATTTGAACTTAATTTTATTACTGATGGTTTACAAATATCTTAAAAGTATTTATTACTTACATTTTACCAAATATTTCCTATATAATACACAGGTTTATATTTACTAATGATCATCTGTATGAATAATATATTTAACACATAAATAATTGAACATAACTTTGTTACTTTTTTTACAAATATCTGAAGAAAATAGCGCGTGCAAATGGGCCACAGTATATGCAGCCCATTTAAGCTTCGCATGTGTTGTCTTCCAGTCAACAAAAAAAGTTACCCCTAAAAAAGACTAAAAAAAGTTAGTTAACTTCCtaaaaaataatataagttaGTTATCGGTGTTAGACAAACTAACTTGGAGGTTGTAGTGCCTTAGAGCATTCCGTGTTAAACCTGTTGTTTGCAGGTTCGAGTC is drawn from Aegilops tauschii subsp. strangulata cultivar AL8/78 chromosome 1, Aet v6.0, whole genome shotgun sequence and contains these coding sequences:
- the LOC109765652 gene encoding ras-related protein RABD1 gives rise to the protein MSTSEYDYLFKLLLIGDSSVGKSCLLLRFADDAYVDTYISTIGVDFKIRTVELDGKSVKLQIWDTAGQERFRTITSSYYRGAHGIIIVYDVTDRESFNNVKQWLSEIDRYASDSVCKLLVGNKCDLVDSKVVDTEEAKAFAESLGMNFLETSAKEAINVETAFLTMSSEIKNKMASQPTAERKSTVHVHMKGQPIQQQNSSCCS
- the LOC109765651 gene encoding ras-related protein RABA2a, translated to MAGGGGRGRGEEEYDYLFKVVLIGDSGVGKSNLLSRFTRNEFCLESKSTIGVEFATRTLHVEEKIIKAQIWDTAGQERYRAITSAYYRGALGAVLVYDVTKPTTFENISRWLKELRDHADANIRIMLVGNKTDLKDLRAVPADDAGGYAEAEGLSYIETSALEAMNVEEAFQLILGDIYRAVSKKAVASEEDRAGAAGVKEGKTINVAAAADNGGEKKQCCSA